A genomic stretch from Ooceraea biroi isolate clonal line C1 chromosome 3, Obir_v5.4, whole genome shotgun sequence includes:
- the LOC105286071 gene encoding uncharacterized protein LOC105286071 isoform X3 has translation MEISESDIQGRNQPAGLISVYVKQENDESETDLNEVEIITAAQHFCAIEIKESKDCKVISRKAIDKDCAQSDTNVSNTADTAVGNAQHAEGDDGIASNVLANPIYLDALDPDSINIEFQKQQPNTATEVFVRNGEQVPTNNYNISAVTISNEFLNGININIKKEDNHGDDHGTLYTTEWLCDGSNDAGIQLRVLKDAKQNIQIPIRVDTGAIAVAKRRKGQLLEGEDTLEQEKAKISRRSKKHIRLKSTVHQDYRERLRRKAECMREKRKKLYEQESEEQRLERLAKEAAKRREMRMYYETPEQRRKRLDAEAARKREYRMYNETPEDRRKRLDREAERRRVKRLSMYASETPEQRRERLNKESAKRREARLNQYSKETEEERRQRLRRDALRARQMRFTRSTVETEEERRQR, from the exons ATGGAAATATCTGAAAGCGACATACAAGGAAGAAATCAACCAGCGGGCTTGATCTCCGTTTACGTTAAGCAGGAAAACGACGAGTCTGAGACGGATCTCAATGAGGTCGAGATAATCACAGCGGCGCAGCATTTTTGTGCCATCGAGATTAAAGAGAGCAAAGACTGTAAAGTGATCAGTCGGAAAGCGATCGATAAGGACTGCGCGCAGAGCGACACAAATGTTTCCAACACCGCGGATACTGCCGTAGGCAATGCACAACACGCCGAGGGCGACGACGGCATCGCTAGTAACGTGCTGGCGAATCCAATTTACTTGGATGCTCTAGATCCCGATTCCATAAACATCGAATTCCAGAAGCAGCAGCCAAACACGGCGACGGAAGTGTTCGTCAGGAACGGTGAACAGGTACCGAcgaacaattataatatatccgCGGTGACGATATCGAACGAGTTCCTGAACGGGATCAACATCAACATAAAGAAGGAGGATAATCACGGTGACGATCACGGCACGTTGTATACCACGGAATGGTTGTGCGACGGCAGCAATGATGCCGGCATACAATTGAGAGTATTAAAAGACGCGAAGCAGAACATACAGATTCCCATTCGTGTCGACACCGGTGCGATCGCGGTAGCGAAGCGACGTAAGGGTCAATTACTAGAGGGCGAGGATACTTTGGAGCAGGAGAAGGCCAAGATATCCAGGAGATCGAAGAAGCACATCAGGCTAAAGTCCACCGTGCACCAAGACTACCGAGAAAGGCTGAGGAGAAAGGCTGAGTGCatgagagagaaacggaagaAGCTGTATGAGCAAGAGAGCGAGGAGCAACGCTTGGAGAGGCTGGCGAAGGAGGCGGCGAAGAGACGGGAGATGAGAATGTACTACGAAACGCCGGAGCAACGGAGGAAGAGACTCGACGCCGAGGCGGCGCGAAAGAGGGAGTACAGAATGTACAACGAGACGCCGGAAGACCGAAGGAAGAGACTGGACCGCGAGGCCGAGAGGAGGAGAGTCAAGAGGCTGTCGATGTACGCGAGTGAGACTCCGGAACAGAGGAGGGAGAGATTGAACAAAGAATCGGCAAAGCGAAGGGAAGCCCGACTGAATCAGTACTCTAAAGAgacggaggaggagaggaggcaGAGATTGCGAAGGGACGCCCTGCGGGCCAGGCAAATGAGATTCACGCGATCCACTGTCGAGACGGAAGAGGAGCGTAGGCAAAG ATGA
- the LOC105286071 gene encoding eukaryotic translation initiation factor 4 gamma isoform X2, translating into MEISESDIQGRNQPAGLISVYVKQENDESETDLNEVEIITAAQHFCAIEIKESKDCKVISRKAIDKDCAQSDTNVSNTADTAVGNAQHAEGDDGIASNVLANPIYLDALDPDSINIEFQKQQPNTATEVFVRNGEQVPTNNYNISAVTISNEFLNGININIKKEDNHGDDHGTLYTTEWLCDGSNDAGIQLRVLKDAKQNIQIPIRVDTGAIAVAKRRKGQLLEGEDTLEQEKAKISRRSKKHIRLKSTVHQDYRERLRRKAECMREKRKKLYEQESEEQRLERLAKEAAKRREMRMYYETPEQRRKRLDAEAARKREYRMYNETPEDRRKRLDREAERRRVKRLSMYASETPEQRRERLNKESAKRREARLNQYSKETEEERRQRLRRDALRARQMRFTRSTVETEEERRQRIERCADEGQFGKSVGQPLPEQLDDVVPEHIDTTGAQWRTNRGVASAA; encoded by the exons ATGGAAATATCTGAAAGCGACATACAAGGAAGAAATCAACCAGCGGGCTTGATCTCCGTTTACGTTAAGCAGGAAAACGACGAGTCTGAGACGGATCTCAATGAGGTCGAGATAATCACAGCGGCGCAGCATTTTTGTGCCATCGAGATTAAAGAGAGCAAAGACTGTAAAGTGATCAGTCGGAAAGCGATCGATAAGGACTGCGCGCAGAGCGACACAAATGTTTCCAACACCGCGGATACTGCCGTAGGCAATGCACAACACGCCGAGGGCGACGACGGCATCGCTAGTAACGTGCTGGCGAATCCAATTTACTTGGATGCTCTAGATCCCGATTCCATAAACATCGAATTCCAGAAGCAGCAGCCAAACACGGCGACGGAAGTGTTCGTCAGGAACGGTGAACAGGTACCGAcgaacaattataatatatccgCGGTGACGATATCGAACGAGTTCCTGAACGGGATCAACATCAACATAAAGAAGGAGGATAATCACGGTGACGATCACGGCACGTTGTATACCACGGAATGGTTGTGCGACGGCAGCAATGATGCCGGCATACAATTGAGAGTATTAAAAGACGCGAAGCAGAACATACAGATTCCCATTCGTGTCGACACCGGTGCGATCGCGGTAGCGAAGCGACGTAAGGGTCAATTACTAGAGGGCGAGGATACTTTGGAGCAGGAGAAGGCCAAGATATCCAGGAGATCGAAGAAGCACATCAGGCTAAAGTCCACCGTGCACCAAGACTACCGAGAAAGGCTGAGGAGAAAGGCTGAGTGCatgagagagaaacggaagaAGCTGTATGAGCAAGAGAGCGAGGAGCAACGCTTGGAGAGGCTGGCGAAGGAGGCGGCGAAGAGACGGGAGATGAGAATGTACTACGAAACGCCGGAGCAACGGAGGAAGAGACTCGACGCCGAGGCGGCGCGAAAGAGGGAGTACAGAATGTACAACGAGACGCCGGAAGACCGAAGGAAGAGACTGGACCGCGAGGCCGAGAGGAGGAGAGTCAAGAGGCTGTCGATGTACGCGAGTGAGACTCCGGAACAGAGGAGGGAGAGATTGAACAAAGAATCGGCAAAGCGAAGGGAAGCCCGACTGAATCAGTACTCTAAAGAgacggaggaggagaggaggcaGAGATTGCGAAGGGACGCCCTGCGGGCCAGGCAAATGAGATTCACGCGATCCACTGTCGAGACGGAAGAGGAGCGTAGGCAAAG AATTGAACGATGTGCAGATGAGGGACAATTCGGAAAATCAGTTGGACAGCCACTACCTGAGCAACTGGATGATGTGGTTCCAGAACACATTGACACAACCGGTGCACAATGGAGAACAAATCGCGGAGTCGCAAGCGCAGCATAA
- the LOC105286071 gene encoding GRB10-interacting GYF protein 2 isoform X1: MEISESDIQGRNQPAGLISVYVKQENDESETDLNEVEIITAAQHFCAIEIKESKDCKVISRKAIDKDCAQSDTNVSNTADTAVGNAQHAEGDDGIASNVLANPIYLDALDPDSINIEFQKQQPNTATEVFVRNGEQVPTNNYNISAVTISNEFLNGININIKKEDNHGDDHGTLYTTEWLCDGSNDAGIQLRVLKDAKQNIQIPIRVDTGAIAVAKRRKGQLLEGEDTLEQEKAKISRRSKKHIRLKSTVHQDYRERLRRKAECMREKRKKLYEQESEEQRLERLAKEAAKRREMRMYYETPEQRRKRLDAEAARKREYRMYNETPEDRRKRLDREAERRRVKRLSMYASETPEQRRERLNKESAKRREARLNQYSKETEEERRQRLRRDALRARQMRFTRSTVETEEERRQRLVKDALRKREVRMHGSHTANNNFTELRTVRNFQELNDVQMRDNSENQLDSHYLSNWMMWFQNTLTQPVHNGEQIAESQAQHNR, from the coding sequence ATGGAAATATCTGAAAGCGACATACAAGGAAGAAATCAACCAGCGGGCTTGATCTCCGTTTACGTTAAGCAGGAAAACGACGAGTCTGAGACGGATCTCAATGAGGTCGAGATAATCACAGCGGCGCAGCATTTTTGTGCCATCGAGATTAAAGAGAGCAAAGACTGTAAAGTGATCAGTCGGAAAGCGATCGATAAGGACTGCGCGCAGAGCGACACAAATGTTTCCAACACCGCGGATACTGCCGTAGGCAATGCACAACACGCCGAGGGCGACGACGGCATCGCTAGTAACGTGCTGGCGAATCCAATTTACTTGGATGCTCTAGATCCCGATTCCATAAACATCGAATTCCAGAAGCAGCAGCCAAACACGGCGACGGAAGTGTTCGTCAGGAACGGTGAACAGGTACCGAcgaacaattataatatatccgCGGTGACGATATCGAACGAGTTCCTGAACGGGATCAACATCAACATAAAGAAGGAGGATAATCACGGTGACGATCACGGCACGTTGTATACCACGGAATGGTTGTGCGACGGCAGCAATGATGCCGGCATACAATTGAGAGTATTAAAAGACGCGAAGCAGAACATACAGATTCCCATTCGTGTCGACACCGGTGCGATCGCGGTAGCGAAGCGACGTAAGGGTCAATTACTAGAGGGCGAGGATACTTTGGAGCAGGAGAAGGCCAAGATATCCAGGAGATCGAAGAAGCACATCAGGCTAAAGTCCACCGTGCACCAAGACTACCGAGAAAGGCTGAGGAGAAAGGCTGAGTGCatgagagagaaacggaagaAGCTGTATGAGCAAGAGAGCGAGGAGCAACGCTTGGAGAGGCTGGCGAAGGAGGCGGCGAAGAGACGGGAGATGAGAATGTACTACGAAACGCCGGAGCAACGGAGGAAGAGACTCGACGCCGAGGCGGCGCGAAAGAGGGAGTACAGAATGTACAACGAGACGCCGGAAGACCGAAGGAAGAGACTGGACCGCGAGGCCGAGAGGAGGAGAGTCAAGAGGCTGTCGATGTACGCGAGTGAGACTCCGGAACAGAGGAGGGAGAGATTGAACAAAGAATCGGCAAAGCGAAGGGAAGCCCGACTGAATCAGTACTCTAAAGAgacggaggaggagaggaggcaGAGATTGCGAAGGGACGCCCTGCGGGCCAGGCAAATGAGATTCACGCGATCCACTGTCGAGACGGAAGAGGAGCGTAGGCAAAGGTTAGTAAAGGACGCCCTTAGAAAGAGGGAGGTAAGGATGCATGGGAGCCATACGGCGAACAATAATTTCACGGAACTCCGAACCGTTCGCAATTTTCAAGAATTGAACGATGTGCAGATGAGGGACAATTCGGAAAATCAGTTGGACAGCCACTACCTGAGCAACTGGATGATGTGGTTCCAGAACACATTGACACAACCGGTGCACAATGGAGAACAAATCGCGGAGTCGCAAGCGCAGCATAACAGATAA
- the LOC105286070 gene encoding WD repeat-containing protein 3: protein MGLTKQYLRYVPAGNTNIVASSKCNIVFVILEGQEGRFVAVGACEHVYIWDLRLGEKAQVLSGEKACVSRLAASPDKRHIAVGYADGTVKTFDLVTAENVSIFVGHKSEITALAYDALGHRLATGSKDTDIIIWDIVAETGMCRLTGHKNVITKVAFMKEHNIIISASKDTFVKFWDLDTEHNFKTLVGHRSEVWSFVLVNNDQYLITACNDNQLRVWKITFLNNKAIEFDTAVSASDPSEENEESVDTDMKYPMKCEKVASMVRTVSGRVVSLEVDFTGKVIGCYGSGRAIELFYLPPDDVVNSRFLKRLKKQRQKAQQEENKGKEVPNAPSLEDEIKRLSVVQVSGKVKGLDLIVGKENELRLCVGLHNNSVELHSLHTEMKNTEARCLRSITAHGHREDVQAVCFSSDNLAFATVSGDSVKLWNRPTLACLRTVCTGPALSVTFVPGDRHLIVGLRNGQMLIIDIASGDILDSIPAHSKELLSIMLLPDLKGVVSGSKDQTVKFWDFELINGVLSVLHTRTLKLEESVLCVRISPNNRFVAVSLEDCTVKIFFLDTFKFFVSLYGHKLPVRCMDMSSDSTLIATGSDDRNVKIWGLDFGDCHKSLFAHDHSITGLSFVPGTHYFFTSGKDGKIKQWDADIFQKIITLQGHAGESRNCSVSPNGTYVASCGSDNVVRLYEKTNETLVLEDEAEEERLQQEEELATGESTAVLGQKQQALPSRKTVSSEKAAELILECLEISSQYEAELRNVESTDKAPPLPLLMQAYNCTNTDDFLVETFKRIRASDLEETLLLLTYSAACDILQRLPKLLKGNYQVELLARLALCLVQAHHGPIVANKNLLFTLEIVKKLAMEKISALRDTVGLNLHGMIYMQRVLEEREGVQLFKDATKNREHRRKVRNNKQKAVKRAVMNL, encoded by the exons ATGGGCTTAACCAAGCAGTACTTGAGATACGTGCCGGCAGGTAATACAAACATTGTTGCAAGTTCcaaatgtaatattgtttttgtaatattagagGGCCAAGAAGGCAGATTTGTAGCTGTTGGTGCATGTGAACACGTATATATTTGGGACTTGCGACTTGGAGAAAAg gCACAAGTATTATCTGGAGAAAAAGCATGTGTATCACGTTTGGCTGCATCGCCCGATAAAAGGCACATTGCAGTCGGTTACGCGGATGGTACAGTGAAAACCTTTGACTTAGTCACTGCTGAGAACGTTAGTATATTTGTAGGACACAAATCTGAAATAACAGCATTAGCGTACGACGCTTTAGGACATCGCTTAGCTACTGGTTCTAAG GATACCGATATCATTATTTGGGACATTGTGGCAGAAACTGGAATGTGTCGGCTGACAGGACACAAGAACGTCATAACTAAAGTGGCATTCATGAAAGAACATAACATCATTATCAGCGCCAGCAAAGATACATTCGTAAAGTTTTGGGATTTGGATACAGAACATAACTTTAAAACGCTTGTCGGACATAGATCAGAA GTATGGAGTTTCGTTCTAGTAAACAatgatcaatatttaataacagcATGCAATGATAATCAATTGCGTGTGTGGAAAATAACTTTCCTCAACAACAAGGCAATTGAGTTTGACACTGCTGTGAGCGCTTCAGATCCCAGTGAGGAGAACGAGGAGAGCGTGGACACAGATATG AAATATCCTATGAAGTGTGAAAAAGTTGCTTCCATGGTAAGAACTGTGAGCGGCCGAGTCGTCTCActggaagtcgattttacgGGTAAAGTTATTGGATGCTACGGATCAGGAAGAGCcatagaattattttatttgccgcCTGACGACGTGGTGAATAGTAGATTCTTGAAAAGATTAAAGAAGCAGAGACAAAAGGCTCAGCA AGAGGAGAATAAAGGCAAGGAAGTGCCTAATGCACCATCTCTGGAAGATGAGATAAAACGCCTATCCGTTGTTCAAGTATCCGGCAAAGTGAAGGGACTTGATTTGATTGTGGGCAAAGAAAACGAGCTTAGA TTATGCGTCGGGCTCCATAACAATTCAGTCGAATTGCACTCCCTGCACACAGAAATGAAGAACACGGAAGCAAGGTGTTTACGTTCGATAACGGCGCACGGACACCGCGAGGATGTTCAAGCTGTCTGTTTCAGCTCGGATAATCTGGCGTTCGCTACTGTCAGCGGAGATTCCGTGAAATTGTGGAACAG ACCAACACTAGCGTGTCTACGCACAGTATGCACAGGACCCGCTTTGTCGGTAACATTCGTCCCGGGTGATAGACATCTGATTGTCGGTCTGAGGAACGGTCAAATGCTCATCATCGATATCGCATCCGGCGATATCCTGGATTCTATCCCGGCCCATTCCAAAGAGCTCCTCAGCATAATGTTGCTCCCCGATTTG AAAGGAGTCGTTAGCGGCAGCAAGGATCAAACGGTGAAATTTTGGGATTTTGAGCTGATTAACGGGGTGCTCTCTGTTTTGCACACGAGAACGCTTAAACTCGAGGAGAGCGTGCTGTGCGTCAGGATAAGTCCGAACAATAGATTTGTTGCCGTTTCTCTGGAAGACTGCACCGTTAAAATCTTCTTTTTGGACACGTTTAAG tTCTTCGTATCGCTTTACGGACACAAGTTACCTGTACGGTGCATGGACATGTCCAGCGACTCCACGCTCATAGCAACCGGCTCTGACGATCGCAATGTTAAGATCTGGGGTCTGGATTTCGGCGATTGCCACAAGTCTCTATTCGCGCACGATCATTCCATAACGGGTCTCTCGTTCGTCCCTGGAACCCATTATTTCTTCACCTCGGGGAAAGATGGCAAGATTAAGCAATGGGACGCTGATATATTTCAGAAGATTATCACGTTACAG ggCCATGCCGGAGAAAGCCGGAATTGCAGCGTTTCGCCGAATGGGACTTACGTAGCATCGTGCGGCTCCGATAATGTAGTCAGATTGTACGAGAAAACTAATGAAACTTTAGTGCTGGAAGATGAGGCAGAGGAAGAAAGGTTACAGCAGGAAGAAGAACTGGCCACTGGCGAAAGCACTGCTGTACTGGGCCAGAAACAGCAAGCGTTACCCTCCAGGAAGACCGTCAGCAGTGAGAAGGCT GCTGAATTGATATTGGAGTGCTTAGAGATATCCAGTCAGTACGAAGCAGAATTGAGAAACGTCGAGTCCACTGACAAAGCGCCACCGCTTCCTCTGTTGATGCAGGCTTACAATTGCACCAACACGGACGACTTCTTGGTGGAAACCTTTAAACGAATTAGAGCAAG CGACTTGGAGGAGACGTTGTTGCTATTGACGTATTCCGCCGCCTGCGACATTCTGCAGAGGCTCCCCAAATTACTGAAAGGCAATTATCAGGTTGAGCTGTTAGCCAGATTGGCTTTGTGTTTGGTACAGGCGCATCACGGGCCAATTGTGGCCAATAAAAATCTCCTGTTCACGTTGGAAATCGTGAAGAAACTCGCCATGGAAAAGATATCCGCTCTGAGG GATACTGTCGGTCTTAATTTGCACGGTATGATCTACATGCAACGCGTTCTTGAGGAACGAGAAGGAGTCCAACTCTTCAAGGACGCCACCAAGAACAGGGAACACAGGAGAAAAGTCAGGAACAACAAGCAGAAGGCTGTAAAGAGAGCAGTCATGAATTTATAA
- the LOC105286069 gene encoding KICSTOR complex protein C12orf66 homolog: protein MDHEDEFLNTFFTQVAQLCSDKAKESVEKERESCRQTQMGPWGMLLMHLPQIAVAERSYADLGFLHTKNKGFLRKDNSLKTVYESLKSDLKRLEEMTRGTNSIGTNVANVSNQLCQFITARIQLIDFYERMYNMSVSSKVIKHQELLQCIEGIVESHLLSCSHLALTAIKTGLTLECEILVQLIKAQVEVQNWRFLPTLMALYGAQTRMSAWERTLQSKESWKLGFGATFLKANQQPALYQWLVKLRGAILAKCSLYFHTTLSQQANPGEMRSIMSKQSVDYYHKIQSFQRKHDVLAVLIIFDSRGTENSGSGYKHPGRGTDTSENFPIVICCPSTFMHKPSVHLDNIQSKIKERHAELLAMDKVIYHKSTKDLCTYAFHNSDLRMTLVVAYENGKQRDKETHITSFMTDLCMHIRCNKIYECLKLSK from the exons ATGGATCACGAGGATGAATTTCTTAATACCTTCTTCACGCAAGTTGCTCAGCTGTGTTCCGACAAAGCTAAAGAATCCGTT gaaaaagagagagagtcatGCAGGCAAACGCAAATGGGTCCATGGGGTATGCTTCTCATGCATTTACCACAAATAGCTGTAGCTGAACGCTCATACGCGGATTTAGGCTTTCTTCATACTAAAAACAAAGGCTTCCTTAGGAAAGAT AATTCTTTAAAGACTGTATATGAGTCGTTGAAGTCTGATTTAAAGAGACTGGAGGAGATGACCAGAGGAACGAATTCCATTGGCACGAACGTCGCGAACGTTTCTAATCAGCTGTGTCAGTTCATCACGGCAAGAATCCAGCTGATAGATTT TTATGAGAGGATGTACAATATGAGCGTAAGCAGCAAAGTTATAAAGCACCAGGAGCTGCTGCAATGTATAGAAGGAATAGTGGAAAGTCATTTATTGTCCTGTTCTCATTTAGCACTGACCGCTATCAAGACTGGATTAAC GCTGGAGTGTGAAATATTGGTGCAGTTAATAAAGGCACAAGTGGAGGTACAAAACTGGAGGTTTCTGCCGACTCTGATGGCTCTTTATGGAGCACAAACGCGAATGTCAGCCTGGGAAAGAACTCTCCAGAGCAAGGAG TCTTGGAAATTGGGCTTTGGCGCAACGTTTCTCAAGGCGAATCAGCAGCCAGCATTGTATCAGTGGCTGGTGAAACTTCGCGGTGCTATATTAGCCAAGTGTTCTCTGTATTTCCACACGACTCTAAGCCAACAAGCTAATCCAGGCGAGATGAGAAGCATCATGAGCAAGCAAAGCGTGGATTATTATCACAA GATACAAAGCTTTCAGCGAAAACACGACGTGCTAGCGGTACTGATAATCTTCGATTCCCGAGGGACTGAAAATTCAGGTTCTGGGTACAAACATCCGGGAAGAGGAACAGATACATCGGAGAACTTTCCTATTGTCATTTGTTGCCCTAGT ACATTCATGCACAAACCGTCGGTACATTTAGACAATATCCAGAGCAAGATAAAGGAACGTCACGCAGAACTGCTTGCCATGGACAAAGTTATTTATCACAAAAGCACGAAG GATTTATGTACGTATGCTTTCCACAATAGCGACCTCAGAATGACCCTCGTGGTCGCGTACGAAAATGGCAAGCAAAGAGACAAGGAAACTCACATCACGTCATTCATGACGGATCTTTGCATGCATATCAGGTGCAACAAGATTTACGAGTGCTTGAAGCTGTCGAAGTAA
- the LOC105286066 gene encoding 26S proteasome complex subunit SEM1 has product MTENKNDKAKVDLGLLEEDDEFEEFPAEDWTAKDEDNEDISVWEDNWDDDDVEDDFNQQLRAQLEKQKATSETAKEN; this is encoded by the exons ATGACGGAGAATAAAAACGATAAGGCGAAAGTCGATCTCGGTTTACTCGAAGAAGATGACGAGTTCGAGGAGTTTCCTGCGGAAG ATTGGACCGCAAAGGACGAGGACAACGAGGATATCAGCGTTTGGGAGGATAATTgggacgacgatgacgttgagGATGATTTCAATCAACAACTGAG GGCACAGCTAGAGAAACAAAAAGCTACGAGTGAAACGGCCAAGGAAAATTGA